A genomic segment from Prochlorothrix hollandica PCC 9006 = CALU 1027 encodes:
- the fabF gene encoding beta-ketoacyl-ACP synthase II has product MANSGNRRVVVTGMGAITPIGNTLGAYWDGLMAGKNGIDRISVFDPSSHKCQIAGEVHGFDPHDHMDPKDAQRMDRFCQFAIAASKEALAHGQLDITDLNADDIGIIIGTGVGGLRVMEEQHSAYLKKGPTRCSPFMVPMMIANMAAGLVAIHTGARGPNSAPVTACASGTNAVGDAFRIVQQGYAKAMICGGTEAVITGLALSGFASARALSFRNNSPKTASRPFDRDRDGFVMGEGAGILLLEELDHALARGVEIYGEVVGYGMTCDAYHITSPVPGGLGAARAMELAIKDGDLVPEDIDYINAHGTSTPANDKTETEAIKKALGDHARTIPISSTKSMTGHLLGGAGGIEAVASVMAVYSDRVPPTINLHNPDPDCDLDYVPNESRAHVVNAAISNSFGFGGHNVTLAFRKYQPQ; this is encoded by the coding sequence ATGGCCAATTCTGGAAATCGACGGGTTGTTGTTACGGGCATGGGTGCCATCACCCCCATCGGCAATACCTTAGGGGCATATTGGGACGGGTTGATGGCGGGGAAAAACGGCATCGATCGCATCTCGGTGTTCGATCCATCGTCCCATAAGTGCCAGATTGCAGGAGAGGTACACGGCTTCGATCCCCATGATCACATGGATCCCAAGGATGCCCAGCGCATGGATCGCTTCTGTCAATTTGCCATTGCTGCCTCCAAGGAAGCCTTAGCCCACGGGCAGTTGGACATCACCGATCTCAACGCCGATGACATCGGCATCATCATCGGCACCGGGGTCGGCGGTCTGCGGGTGATGGAGGAACAGCATTCTGCCTATCTCAAAAAGGGTCCAACCCGCTGTAGCCCTTTCATGGTGCCCATGATGATCGCCAACATGGCGGCGGGTTTGGTGGCCATCCACACCGGGGCACGGGGTCCCAACTCTGCCCCCGTCACCGCCTGCGCCTCAGGCACCAATGCGGTGGGGGATGCCTTTCGCATTGTGCAACAGGGCTATGCCAAGGCCATGATCTGTGGGGGAACGGAAGCGGTGATTACGGGCCTTGCCCTGTCGGGGTTTGCTTCCGCCCGTGCCCTGTCGTTTCGGAACAATAGTCCCAAAACCGCTAGCCGCCCCTTCGATCGCGATCGGGACGGCTTTGTGATGGGTGAGGGGGCAGGGATCCTGCTGCTGGAAGAACTGGATCATGCCCTGGCCCGTGGGGTGGAAATCTATGGCGAGGTGGTGGGCTATGGCATGACCTGCGATGCCTACCACATCACGTCTCCGGTGCCCGGTGGCCTGGGGGCCGCCCGCGCCATGGAACTGGCCATTAAAGATGGGGACTTAGTGCCAGAGGATATTGACTATATCAATGCCCATGGCACCAGTACCCCGGCCAATGACAAGACGGAAACGGAAGCCATCAAAAAAGCCCTGGGGGATCATGCCCGCACTATTCCCATCAGCTCCACCAAGTCGATGACGGGTCACCTGCTGGGGGGAGCGGGAGGTATTGAGGCGGTGGCCAGTGTCATGGCGGTCTATAGCGATCGAGTCCCCCCCACCATCAACCTCCACAACCCTGATCCAGACTGCGATTTGGACTATGTTCCCAATGAATCCCGCGCCCATGTGGTCAATGCGGCGATTTCCAATTCCTTTGGCTTTGGGGGACACAATGTGACCCTAGCCTTCCGTAAATACCAACCTCAGTAG